In the Arthrobacter zhaoxinii genome, one interval contains:
- a CDS encoding excinuclease ABC subunit UvrA: MSTDTTAGTGTRGGTGPGQGAHAADSHDVIRVQGARVNNLRDISIEIPKRRLTVFTGVSGSGKSSLVFGTVAAESQRLINETYSAFVQGFMPALARPEVDLLEGLTTAIIVDQERMGSNPRSTVGTATDANAMLRILFSRLGKPSIGPPNAYSFNVPSVKASGAITVERGDGKTRAEKATYNRLGGMCPRCEGTGAVTDFDLTALYDDAKSLSEGAITVPGYSMEGWFGRIYAGSGFFNMDKPIAKFTKRELHDLLYKEPVKIKVEGINLTYEGLIPKISKSMLSKDPEAMQPHIRAFVDRAITFSTCPECDGTRISPEARSSKIDGVNIADVCAMQISDLAGWVRGLKEPSVAPLLTGLQHLLDAFAEIGLGYLSLDRPSGTLSGGESQRTKMIRHLGSSLTDVTYVFDEPTIGLHPHDIARMNQLLLQLRDKGNTVLVVEHKPETIGIADHVVDLGPGAGTDGGTVTFEGPLAGLRDSGTLTGRHLGDRARLKESVRPSSSSLQVRAAATNNLRDVDVDIPLGVLVALTGVAGSGKSSLITGSVSGREGVVTVDQSPIRGSRRSNPATYTGLLEPIRKAFAKANGVKPALFSSNSEGACPACNGAGVIYTELGVMATVESVCEDCEGRRFQASVLEYRLGGKDIAEVLALSVTDAEAFFAEGEAATPAAHRILGQLADVGLGYLHLGQPLTTLSGGERQRLKLATNMGGKGGIYVLDEPTTGLHLADVEQLLALLDRLVDAGKSVIVIEHHQAVMAHADWIIDLGPGAGRDGGRIVFEGTPADLVADASTLTGEHLAEYVAG, from the coding sequence ATGAGCACGGACACCACGGCCGGGACAGGCACGCGCGGCGGCACCGGTCCCGGGCAGGGAGCGCATGCAGCGGACAGCCACGACGTGATCCGCGTGCAGGGGGCGCGGGTGAACAACCTGCGGGACATCAGCATCGAGATCCCCAAACGGCGGCTGACGGTGTTCACCGGGGTGTCCGGCTCCGGCAAGAGTTCACTGGTGTTCGGCACCGTGGCCGCCGAATCCCAGCGGCTGATCAACGAAACCTACAGTGCGTTTGTGCAGGGCTTTATGCCCGCACTCGCCCGCCCGGAGGTGGACCTGCTGGAGGGGCTGACCACGGCGATCATCGTGGATCAGGAGCGGATGGGGTCGAACCCGCGCTCCACGGTCGGCACCGCCACGGACGCCAACGCGATGCTGCGGATCCTGTTCAGCCGGCTGGGGAAACCCTCCATCGGTCCGCCCAACGCGTATTCCTTCAACGTTCCGTCCGTGAAGGCGTCCGGTGCCATTACGGTGGAGCGCGGCGACGGCAAGACCCGGGCGGAGAAGGCCACCTATAACCGGCTCGGCGGCATGTGCCCGCGCTGCGAGGGCACCGGGGCGGTCACCGACTTCGACCTCACGGCCCTGTATGACGACGCGAAATCGCTCTCCGAGGGCGCGATCACCGTGCCCGGCTACAGCATGGAGGGCTGGTTCGGGCGGATCTACGCAGGTTCCGGGTTCTTCAACATGGACAAGCCGATCGCAAAGTTCACTAAGCGCGAGCTGCACGACCTGCTCTACAAGGAGCCCGTCAAAATCAAGGTGGAGGGCATCAACCTCACCTATGAAGGCCTCATCCCCAAGATCTCCAAGTCCATGCTGTCCAAGGACCCCGAAGCAATGCAGCCGCACATCCGCGCCTTCGTGGACCGGGCCATCACCTTCAGTACCTGCCCCGAATGCGACGGCACCCGGATCAGTCCCGAGGCACGTTCCTCGAAGATCGACGGCGTCAACATCGCCGACGTCTGCGCCATGCAGATCAGCGACCTCGCCGGCTGGGTCCGCGGGCTGAAGGAACCCTCGGTGGCTCCGCTGCTGACCGGCCTGCAGCACCTGCTGGACGCGTTTGCGGAAATCGGGCTGGGCTACCTGTCCCTGGACCGGCCCTCGGGCACCCTCTCCGGCGGCGAATCGCAGCGGACCAAGATGATCCGGCACCTGGGCTCCTCGCTCACCGACGTCACCTACGTCTTCGACGAGCCAACCATCGGCCTGCATCCGCACGACATCGCCCGGATGAACCAGCTCCTGCTGCAGCTGCGGGACAAGGGCAACACCGTACTGGTGGTGGAGCACAAGCCCGAAACCATCGGCATTGCGGACCACGTGGTGGACCTGGGACCCGGCGCCGGCACCGACGGCGGCACGGTCACCTTCGAGGGCCCGCTCGCCGGACTGCGGGACAGCGGTACGCTGACCGGCCGGCACCTGGGGGACCGGGCGCGGCTCAAGGAGTCGGTGCGGCCGTCGTCGTCGTCCCTGCAGGTGCGCGCCGCCGCCACCAACAACCTGCGCGACGTCGACGTCGACATTCCGCTGGGCGTGCTGGTGGCGCTCACCGGGGTGGCCGGCTCCGGCAAGAGCTCGCTGATCACCGGGTCGGTCTCCGGCAGGGAGGGCGTGGTGACGGTGGACCAGAGCCCGATCCGCGGCTCCCGGCGCAGCAATCCGGCCACCTACACCGGCCTGCTGGAACCGATCCGGAAGGCGTTCGCGAAGGCCAACGGGGTGAAGCCCGCCCTGTTCTCCTCCAACTCCGAGGGGGCCTGCCCGGCCTGCAACGGCGCCGGCGTCATTTATACCGAGCTGGGCGTGATGGCCACGGTGGAATCGGTCTGCGAGGACTGCGAGGGCCGCCGCTTCCAGGCCTCGGTGCTGGAATACCGGCTGGGCGGCAAGGACATTGCGGAGGTGCTGGCTTTGTCGGTCACCGATGCTGAGGCCTTTTTCGCCGAGGGGGAGGCCGCCACCCCGGCCGCGCATCGGATCCTGGGCCAGCTCGCCGACGTCGGGCTCGGGTATCTGCACCTGGGCCAGCCGCTGACCACCCTGTCCGGCGGGGAGCGGCAGCGGCTGAAGCTGGCCACGAACATGGGCGGCAAGGGCGGTATTTACGTGCTGGACGAGCCGACCACCGGCCTGCACCTGGCCGACGTCGAACAGCTCCTGGCCCTGCTGGACCGGCTGGTGGATGCGGGGAAGTCGGTGATCGTGATCGAGCATCACCAGGCCGTGATGGCGCATGCGGACTGGATCATTGACCTGGGTCCCGGCGCCGGGCGCGACGGCGGGCGGATCGTGTTCGAGGGGACACCGGCGGATCTGGTGGCGGATGCGTCCACGCTGACCGGGGAGCATCTGGCGGAGTACGTGGCGGGATGA
- a CDS encoding low temperature requirement protein A produces the protein MPHLPRPPLPAARISDETHRVTTFELFFDLVFVFAFTQATGFMVHEYSFLGVLQGMVILTLLWWSWAPFSWLANQAHADEGLMRFGLSAVMVAIFIAALAIPEAFKDLDGGLDGPLVLALAYTAVRILHLGLYVYAAGNDHPLRRQVAKLTVTATLGAALVITGALLGGTAQTWFWLAGMALDTGITFLISWHGNWRVHSAAHWTERYGLVIILALGESIVSIGVGASEVPVSIPVLAGAAAGICLSIGLWWLYFDVTAVAAEHRFAALRGSVRSSAAVVAYTYLHLPLVAGIVLTALGVEDALAHVEEGKTMDRVGAFALFGGPALYLLASAGFWRRMGGGWKKWRLGTAVLMLVLIAAAPPLTSLAALLLVTALIAALVAVESLLYREVRNRVRGAHAA, from the coding sequence ATGCCGCATCTGCCGCGCCCGCCGCTTCCTGCGGCTCGCATTTCGGACGAAACGCACCGGGTCACCACCTTTGAACTCTTCTTCGACCTGGTGTTCGTGTTCGCCTTCACCCAGGCCACCGGCTTTATGGTGCATGAGTATTCGTTCCTGGGGGTGCTGCAGGGGATGGTCATCCTGACCCTGTTGTGGTGGTCCTGGGCGCCCTTCTCCTGGCTCGCCAACCAGGCACACGCCGATGAAGGACTCATGCGGTTCGGCCTGTCCGCCGTCATGGTGGCCATTTTCATTGCCGCACTGGCCATCCCCGAGGCCTTCAAAGACCTCGACGGCGGCCTCGACGGTCCGCTGGTCCTTGCCCTGGCATACACCGCGGTCCGGATCCTGCACCTGGGGCTGTACGTGTATGCGGCCGGAAACGATCATCCGCTGCGCCGCCAGGTAGCCAAGCTGACCGTCACCGCCACCCTGGGAGCGGCGCTGGTCATCACCGGGGCGCTGCTGGGCGGAACCGCGCAGACCTGGTTCTGGCTCGCCGGCATGGCGCTGGACACCGGCATCACTTTCCTCATCTCCTGGCACGGGAACTGGCGGGTCCATTCGGCGGCGCACTGGACCGAGCGGTACGGCCTCGTCATCATCCTCGCTCTCGGCGAATCCATCGTCTCCATCGGCGTGGGCGCCTCCGAGGTGCCCGTCAGCATCCCGGTGCTTGCCGGTGCGGCGGCAGGTATCTGCTTGTCCATCGGGCTCTGGTGGCTCTACTTCGACGTCACGGCAGTAGCTGCCGAACACCGTTTCGCCGCACTGCGCGGATCCGTCCGGTCGTCGGCCGCCGTCGTCGCGTACACCTACCTGCATCTGCCCCTCGTGGCCGGCATTGTCCTCACGGCCCTGGGCGTGGAGGACGCGCTGGCCCATGTGGAGGAGGGCAAGACCATGGACCGCGTCGGGGCTTTCGCGTTGTTCGGCGGACCGGCACTGTACCTGCTCGCCAGCGCGGGCTTCTGGCGGAGGATGGGCGGCGGCTGGAAGAAGTGGCGGCTGGGCACGGCTGTGCTGATGCTGGTCCTGATAGCCGCTGCTCCGCCGTTGACCTCCCTGGCGGCGCTTCTCCTCGTCACCGCACTGATCGCGGCGCTGGTTGCCGTAGAGAGCCTGCTCTACCGCGAGGTCCGGAACCGCGTACGTGGTGCGCACGCGGCCTGA
- a CDS encoding YnfA family protein has product MTVAKTILLFLLAAAAEIGGAWLVWQSVREDRAWWWAGLGVMALGAYGFVATLQPDAHFGRILAAYGGVFVAGSLAWGMVFDGFRPDRWDIVGSLICLVGVAVIMFAPRSPLS; this is encoded by the coding sequence ATGACCGTTGCAAAAACCATCCTGTTGTTCCTGCTGGCCGCTGCCGCCGAAATCGGCGGGGCCTGGCTGGTCTGGCAGTCCGTGCGGGAGGACCGGGCGTGGTGGTGGGCCGGCCTGGGAGTGATGGCTCTGGGCGCCTACGGGTTTGTCGCCACGCTGCAGCCGGACGCCCACTTCGGCCGGATTCTGGCGGCGTACGGCGGAGTGTTCGTGGCCGGGTCGCTGGCCTGGGGCATGGTCTTCGACGGTTTCCGGCCCGACCGCTGGGACATCGTTGGCTCGCTGATCTGCCTCGTGGGCGTCGCCGTGATCATGTTCGCGCCCCGCAGCCCGCTGTCCTAA
- a CDS encoding DUF2252 domain-containing protein has protein sequence MGSIEVQHPSVADRVAVGKDRRQATPVSAHQGWVPAPVRPDPVALLEEQNLTRDPDLVPVRHGRMLDSPLTFYRGAAKIMAADLKDTPRSGLTTQLCGDAHLSNFGVFASPERTLLFDLNDFDETLPGPFEYDVLRMAASFTIAARNNSFTDEEARSATLAAVRAYREAMREFAQMGTLDIWYARLTEQDILSTIQLGADTGKGKAAKKAAKQMGKTAEKTARKARSRDSLQALAKLAELVDGKYRIVSQPPIVIPLREFGDSFGLSADQMWEESREQLRSYRATLQDDRRHLLERFEIVDIARKVVGVGSVGTRGFIALLQGRDADDPLFLQVKEATRSVLEDHLPKSRYRQPGQRVVQGQRRMQAASDIFLGWTKGVQENRYLYWRQLRDMKGSVVVETMKPRGMQFYARTCGWTLARAHARSGDPIAIAAYLGKSEKFDNSVTDFCERYADQNEQDYRTFADAVRSGRLPAVEGV, from the coding sequence ATGGGCAGTATCGAGGTTCAGCACCCGAGCGTTGCGGACCGTGTGGCAGTTGGCAAGGATCGCCGACAGGCAACACCCGTCTCCGCCCACCAGGGCTGGGTTCCGGCGCCCGTCCGCCCGGACCCCGTCGCCCTCCTCGAAGAACAGAACCTCACCCGCGATCCGGACCTCGTGCCGGTGCGTCACGGCCGGATGCTTGATTCTCCGTTGACCTTCTACCGGGGTGCAGCCAAGATCATGGCCGCCGATCTCAAGGACACCCCTCGATCCGGCCTGACCACCCAGCTGTGCGGCGACGCCCATTTGTCGAACTTCGGGGTATTCGCCTCACCCGAGCGCACTCTGCTGTTCGACCTGAATGACTTCGACGAAACACTTCCGGGGCCGTTCGAGTACGACGTGCTGCGGATGGCCGCGAGTTTCACCATTGCGGCCAGGAACAACTCCTTCACCGACGAAGAGGCGCGTTCGGCAACCCTTGCCGCGGTTCGGGCTTACCGCGAAGCCATGCGCGAGTTCGCCCAAATGGGAACCCTGGACATCTGGTACGCGCGCCTGACGGAGCAGGATATTTTGTCAACGATCCAGCTGGGGGCGGACACCGGCAAGGGCAAGGCGGCCAAAAAGGCGGCGAAGCAGATGGGCAAGACGGCGGAGAAGACCGCCCGGAAGGCGCGTTCCCGGGACAGCCTGCAGGCACTCGCCAAGCTGGCTGAGCTCGTGGACGGGAAGTACCGAATCGTCAGCCAGCCACCGATCGTCATTCCGCTCAGGGAGTTCGGTGATTCTTTCGGTTTATCCGCGGATCAGATGTGGGAGGAATCCCGCGAACAGCTCCGCTCCTACCGGGCCACGTTGCAGGACGACCGGCGCCACCTCCTCGAGCGCTTCGAAATCGTCGATATCGCCCGCAAGGTGGTGGGTGTGGGCAGCGTCGGCACCCGGGGCTTCATCGCGTTGCTTCAGGGCCGCGATGCAGACGACCCGCTGTTCCTGCAGGTCAAGGAAGCAACACGGTCGGTTCTTGAGGACCACCTGCCCAAAAGCAGATACCGCCAGCCGGGCCAGCGCGTGGTGCAGGGCCAGCGAAGGATGCAGGCCGCCAGCGATATTTTCCTGGGCTGGACCAAGGGAGTGCAGGAAAACCGGTACCTGTACTGGCGCCAGCTGCGGGATATGAAGGGCTCGGTAGTCGTGGAAACGATGAAACCCCGCGGGATGCAGTTTTACGCACGCACCTGCGGCTGGACCCTGGCCCGGGCCCACGCCAGATCAGGAGACCCGATCGCGATTGCCGCCTATCTGGGCAAGAGCGAGAAGTTCGATAACTCAGTCACCGACTTCTGCGAGCGGTACGCAGATCAGAACGAGCAGGACTACCGGACCTTCGCGGACGCGGTACGTTCCGGGCGGCTGCCCGCGGTTGAAGGGGTCTAG
- a CDS encoding aldo/keto reductase, whose translation MENVTLNNGVEMPILGFGVYQVPPDETEEAVTNALAAGYRSLDTAAAYRNEDAVGRAVQKSGLARNELFITTKLWIQDNGEATTTRAFETSLQNLGMEYVDLYLIHQPFGDVYGEWRVMEQLYNDGAARAIGVSNFTPDRLIDLILHHDVVPAVNQIETNPFYQRAVENQLMTDRGIRHESWAPFAEGKNNLFSDPTLSAVGAAHGKSIPQVVLRWLIQRGVVVIPKSVRPDRMAENFDVFDFELSPQEMASIADLDTGKSLFFDHRDPEAVARLSGVTLE comes from the coding sequence ATGGAGAACGTCACGCTGAACAACGGCGTCGAAATGCCGATCCTGGGCTTCGGCGTGTATCAGGTCCCGCCGGATGAGACCGAAGAGGCCGTAACCAATGCCCTGGCCGCGGGATACCGCTCGCTGGACACTGCCGCGGCCTACCGAAACGAAGACGCCGTGGGGCGCGCCGTGCAGAAGAGCGGTTTGGCGCGCAACGAACTGTTCATCACCACCAAGCTCTGGATCCAGGACAACGGAGAGGCCACCACCACGCGCGCCTTCGAGACTTCGCTGCAGAACCTGGGCATGGAGTATGTGGACCTGTACCTGATCCACCAGCCCTTCGGCGACGTCTACGGCGAGTGGCGGGTCATGGAACAGCTCTACAACGACGGCGCCGCCCGGGCCATCGGGGTTTCGAACTTCACCCCGGACCGGCTGATCGATCTGATCCTGCACCACGACGTGGTTCCGGCCGTGAACCAGATTGAAACCAACCCGTTCTACCAGCGGGCGGTCGAAAACCAGCTGATGACCGACCGCGGCATCCGGCATGAGTCCTGGGCGCCGTTCGCCGAGGGGAAGAACAACCTCTTCTCGGATCCCACGCTCTCGGCCGTCGGTGCCGCCCACGGGAAGTCCATCCCTCAGGTGGTGCTCCGCTGGCTGATCCAACGCGGGGTAGTGGTGATCCCGAAATCTGTCCGCCCGGACCGGATGGCGGAGAATTTCGACGTGTTCGACTTCGAGCTCAGCCCCCAGGAAATGGCATCCATCGCCGACCTCGACACCGGCAAATCCCTCTTCTTCGACCACCGGGACCCCGAGGCCGTGGCCCGGCTGAGCGGAGTCACACTGGAGTAG
- a CDS encoding D-2-hydroxyacid dehydrogenase family protein: MTVTCAVIDDYQQAATRFADWEQLADQVELTVFSDHLADEDAVAARLAGFDVVVVMRERTPFPATLLARLPRLKLLVTTGARNASIDLPAAREQGVTVCGTASNSTPPAELTWALILGLSRHLVPEATALRDRGPWQQTIGTDLHGATLGLLGLGKIGSQVARVGAAFGMEVLAWSQNLTAERAEAAGARLASSKEALLAASDIVSVHLVLSDRTRGLLGAGELALMKPDAFLINTSRAGIVDQPALLHALRQQMIAGAGLDVFAEEPLPEDSPFRGLPNVLATPHLGYVTERNYRTFFPQAVEDISAFLAGTPIRTL, from the coding sequence ATGACTGTTACATGCGCAGTGATCGACGATTATCAGCAAGCCGCAACCCGGTTCGCTGACTGGGAACAGCTGGCTGATCAGGTGGAGCTGACCGTCTTCTCCGACCACCTGGCCGACGAGGACGCCGTCGCCGCACGCCTGGCCGGGTTCGACGTCGTCGTCGTCATGCGCGAGCGCACCCCCTTTCCGGCGACCCTGCTTGCCCGGCTGCCCCGCCTGAAACTGCTGGTGACCACCGGGGCGCGCAACGCCTCGATCGATCTGCCGGCAGCCCGGGAGCAGGGCGTGACCGTCTGCGGGACGGCCAGCAATTCGACCCCGCCCGCAGAGCTGACCTGGGCACTGATCCTGGGACTCTCCCGGCATCTGGTCCCGGAGGCAACCGCCCTCCGGGACCGCGGACCCTGGCAGCAGACCATCGGCACCGATCTGCACGGCGCCACGCTCGGGCTGCTGGGGTTGGGGAAAATCGGCTCACAGGTTGCACGGGTAGGCGCGGCGTTCGGGATGGAGGTCCTCGCCTGGAGCCAGAATCTCACCGCCGAACGTGCCGAAGCCGCCGGAGCCCGGCTCGCTTCCTCCAAGGAAGCGCTGCTGGCGGCGTCCGACATCGTGTCCGTCCATCTGGTGCTGAGCGACCGGACGCGCGGGCTGCTCGGGGCCGGGGAGCTGGCGCTGATGAAGCCGGACGCTTTCCTGATCAACACCTCCCGGGCCGGGATAGTCGACCAGCCCGCACTGCTCCATGCGTTACGGCAGCAGATGATTGCCGGCGCCGGGCTGGACGTGTTTGCCGAAGAGCCGCTGCCCGAGGATTCCCCGTTCCGCGGCCTGCCCAACGTCCTGGCAACCCCGCACCTCGGCTACGTCACCGAGCGGAACTACCGCACGTTCTTTCCGCAGGCGGTGGAGGACATCTCCGCGTTCCTGGCAGGCACCCCGATCCGGACTCTGTAG
- a CDS encoding FAD-binding monooxygenase — translation MQFHHHGYVSGDPRIEPAAGTGIDRPADLPDKVDVLIVGSGPAGMLTAAQLSQFPSITTRIVERRDSRLAIGQADGIQARSVETFQAFGFAEEITSEAYRITEMCFWRPDPENPENIVRSGRALDDPAGISEFPHLIVNQARVLDYFARFMANSPTRMRPDYGFEFRSLKVDDDAEYPVAVTLLSTAGPDEGTERTVRAKYVVGSDGARSKVRESIGATMAGDKANHAWGVMDVLANTDFPDIRTKCAIQSSNGGSILLIPREGGHLFRMYVDLGVVPEDDNGAVRKTSIDQIIAKANGIMAPYTLDVRNVAWHSVYEVGHRLTDRFDDVRTEDLGTRTPRVFITGDACHTHSAKAGQGMNVSMQDGFNLGWKLGHVLDGRSPETLLSTYSAERQVVAKNLIDFDKEWSTLMAKRPEEFENPSDLEDFYVRTAEFPAGFMTEYTPSVLIAEPRHQNLAAGFPLGKRFKSAPVLRVCDTNPVQLGHQARADGKWRIYVFADAAAAGTPSPVTELAEWLDTAPDSPLAATPEGADRNAWFDVKVIYQQDHTGIDLGAVPAVFKPQVGPFQLDDLAKVYGADPTADIYEQRGISRNGAVVLVRPDQYVANVLPLTATAELAGFFAPLLPARQPQA, via the coding sequence GTGCAGTTCCACCATCACGGTTACGTATCCGGCGACCCCCGCATCGAGCCGGCGGCCGGCACCGGTATCGACCGGCCCGCCGACCTGCCCGACAAAGTGGACGTGCTGATCGTCGGCTCCGGTCCCGCCGGGATGCTCACCGCCGCACAGCTGTCACAGTTCCCGAGTATCACCACCCGCATTGTGGAGCGCCGGGACAGCCGCCTCGCGATCGGCCAGGCGGACGGCATCCAGGCCCGCAGCGTGGAAACCTTCCAGGCCTTCGGATTCGCCGAGGAAATCACCTCCGAGGCCTACCGCATCACCGAAATGTGCTTCTGGCGTCCGGACCCGGAGAACCCGGAGAACATCGTGCGCTCCGGCCGCGCCCTGGATGATCCGGCCGGGATCAGCGAATTCCCGCACCTGATCGTCAACCAGGCCCGCGTGCTGGACTACTTCGCCCGGTTCATGGCCAACTCGCCCACCCGCATGCGGCCCGACTACGGCTTCGAGTTCCGCAGCCTGAAGGTCGACGACGACGCCGAGTACCCCGTCGCCGTCACCCTCCTGTCCACCGCCGGCCCGGATGAGGGCACCGAACGCACGGTTCGGGCCAAGTACGTGGTGGGCTCCGACGGCGCCCGCAGCAAGGTCCGCGAATCCATCGGCGCCACCATGGCCGGAGACAAGGCGAACCACGCGTGGGGCGTCATGGACGTCCTGGCCAACACCGACTTCCCGGATATCCGCACCAAGTGCGCCATCCAGTCCTCCAACGGCGGCAGCATCCTGCTCATCCCGCGCGAGGGCGGGCACCTGTTCCGCATGTACGTGGACCTCGGCGTTGTGCCCGAAGATGACAACGGCGCCGTCCGGAAGACCTCCATTGACCAGATCATTGCCAAGGCCAACGGCATCATGGCCCCGTACACCCTCGATGTCCGCAACGTCGCCTGGCACAGCGTCTACGAGGTGGGCCACCGGCTCACCGACCGGTTCGACGACGTCCGCACCGAGGATCTCGGCACCCGGACTCCGCGCGTCTTCATCACCGGCGACGCCTGCCACACGCACAGCGCCAAGGCCGGTCAGGGCATGAACGTCTCCATGCAGGACGGTTTTAATCTGGGCTGGAAGCTCGGCCACGTGCTGGACGGCCGCAGCCCGGAAACCCTGCTCTCCACCTACTCGGCCGAACGCCAGGTGGTCGCGAAGAACCTCATCGACTTCGACAAAGAGTGGTCCACGCTCATGGCGAAGAGGCCCGAGGAGTTCGAGAACCCCTCGGACCTGGAGGACTTCTACGTGCGCACCGCCGAGTTCCCGGCCGGGTTCATGACCGAGTACACCCCCTCCGTGCTCATTGCCGAACCTCGGCACCAGAATCTGGCCGCCGGGTTCCCGCTCGGCAAGCGCTTCAAGTCCGCACCCGTGCTGCGCGTCTGCGACACCAACCCGGTGCAGCTGGGCCACCAGGCGCGGGCGGACGGCAAGTGGCGGATCTACGTCTTCGCCGACGCCGCAGCCGCCGGCACCCCGTCGCCGGTCACCGAGCTGGCCGAATGGCTGGACACCGCGCCGGATTCCCCGCTGGCGGCCACGCCGGAAGGCGCGGACCGGAATGCCTGGTTCGACGTGAAGGTGATCTACCAGCAGGACCACACGGGCATTGACCTCGGCGCCGTGCCGGCGGTGTTCAAGCCGCAGGTCGGACCGTTCCAGCTCGACGACCTGGCGAAGGTCTACGGCGCGGACCCGACCGCCGACATCTATGAGCAGCGCGGAATTTCCCGGAACGGTGCCGTGGTGCTGGTCCGCCCGGACCAGTACGTGGCCAACGTGCTGCCGCTGACGGCCACCGCCGAGCTCGCCGGGTTCTTCGCCCCCCTCCTGCCGGCCCGCCAGCCGCAGGCGTAA
- a CDS encoding alpha/beta hydrolase, with protein sequence MAKLDLRVRLVGKVLARTSIARKSEEQILADQQRIIKHNPVVDWVLGGVASGVKMKDETAAGAGGRIPVRVYRPKDADGTLPLVVLIHGGGWTIGNLDIYDSLASTIARDARAVVVSLEYRLAPAHPWPAAAEDCYAALLEVAARADEWEADAGRLAVVGDSAGGNLAAVLTLMSRDRSGPAIAFQGLIYPATDMTLGSASIEENAHAPILTKEEILRYGSLYVPDPADRSNPYASPLLALDHTGLPPALIQVAEHDPIRDDGLRYAEALRKAGVAVRVTTYVGMPHGYLAFPRLCRSAPQALAELCAELRRHLAPARVR encoded by the coding sequence ATGGCAAAGCTGGATCTGCGGGTACGGCTGGTGGGCAAGGTGCTGGCGAGGACCTCCATTGCCCGTAAGAGCGAGGAGCAGATCCTTGCCGACCAGCAGCGCATCATCAAGCACAATCCGGTGGTGGACTGGGTGCTGGGCGGCGTCGCCTCCGGCGTGAAAATGAAGGACGAGACCGCTGCGGGAGCCGGGGGCCGGATCCCCGTCCGGGTGTACCGGCCAAAAGATGCCGACGGCACACTGCCGCTGGTGGTCCTGATCCACGGCGGCGGCTGGACCATCGGCAACCTGGACATCTATGACTCGCTGGCCAGCACCATCGCCCGGGACGCGCGCGCCGTCGTCGTTTCCCTCGAGTACCGGCTGGCGCCTGCGCACCCCTGGCCCGCCGCCGCGGAGGACTGCTACGCCGCACTGCTCGAGGTGGCCGCCCGCGCCGATGAATGGGAGGCCGACGCCGGCCGGCTCGCCGTGGTGGGCGACAGCGCCGGAGGCAACCTGGCAGCGGTGCTGACGCTGATGTCCCGGGACCGGTCCGGTCCCGCCATCGCTTTCCAGGGGTTGATCTATCCCGCCACAGATATGACCCTGGGCAGCGCGTCCATCGAGGAGAACGCCCATGCGCCCATCCTCACCAAAGAGGAGATCCTCCGCTACGGCAGCCTCTACGTCCCGGATCCGGCGGACCGCAGCAACCCGTATGCCTCGCCGCTGCTCGCGCTGGACCACACCGGGCTGCCGCCGGCGCTGATCCAGGTGGCCGAGCATGATCCCATCCGCGACGACGGGCTGCGCTACGCCGAAGCCCTGCGCAAGGCCGGCGTTGCCGTCCGCGTCACCACTTATGTGGGGATGCCGCACGGGTATCTGGCCTTCCCGCGGCTGTGCCGCAGCGCTCCGCAGGCGTTGGCGGAGTTGTGCGCTGAGCTGCGGCGGCACCTGGCACCGGCAAGGGTCCGGTAA